The Armatimonadota bacterium genome includes a region encoding these proteins:
- the uvrB gene encoding excinuclease ABC subunit UvrB, translating into MPSFEMVTDQQPCGDQPQAIAGLVAGVRAGCRYQTLLGVTGSGKTHTMGRVIEQVQRPTLILAHNKTLAAQLYGEFREFFPHNAVRYFVSYYDYYQPEAYVPQTDLYIAKDAAINEEIDRLRHASTKALMERRDVVVVASVSCIYGLGRPEDYKEVMLLLRKGERRSRDEIVRRLVDIQYERNDVDFARGRFRVRGDVVEIFPAYEDRAVRVDLYGDEVERIVELDPLTGEVFENKDAVALWPARHWVTTEERLGRALASIGAELEDRLAWFRSQGKLLEAQRLEFRTRYDMELLREAGTCPGIENYSRHLDGRAPGERPGCLIDYFPRDFLLFADESHVTVPQVKGMLEGDRSRKRTLIEFGFRLPSALDNRPLAWEEFGALVPQAVFVSATPGPYELEVSQRIVEQVVRPTGLVDPHVEVRPAQGQVDDLVAEIKAQVARGERVLVTTLTKRMAEDLSAYLAELGLRVHYLHSEVDTLQRVQILKDLRLGAYDALVGINLLREGLDLPEVSLVAILDADREGFLRSETSLIQTMGRAARHIDGRVLLYADQVTDSMSRAIAETNRRREVQVRYNVEHGITPASVSKPIRDMIDLLQVSEEIEAHPPSGELLTAEELIRLAETRRGKVPWEVARLLMLSPGELEQTVETLERAMRRAAAELQFEKAAALRDQIGELRRGLGEPFFAPPRRGGKKASVPRRNARRHAD; encoded by the coding sequence ATGCCCTCCTTCGAGATGGTCACGGATCAGCAGCCGTGCGGCGATCAGCCCCAGGCGATCGCCGGCCTGGTGGCCGGAGTTCGGGCAGGGTGCCGCTATCAGACCCTGCTGGGGGTCACCGGCAGCGGCAAGACCCACACCATGGGCCGGGTCATCGAGCAGGTACAGCGCCCCACCCTGATCCTGGCGCACAACAAGACGCTGGCCGCGCAGCTCTACGGCGAGTTCCGCGAGTTCTTCCCGCACAACGCCGTGAGGTACTTCGTCTCGTACTACGACTACTACCAGCCCGAGGCCTACGTGCCGCAGACCGATCTCTACATCGCCAAGGACGCGGCGATCAACGAGGAGATCGACCGGCTGCGTCACGCCTCGACCAAGGCGCTCATGGAAAGGCGCGACGTCGTCGTGGTCGCCTCGGTCTCGTGCATCTATGGGCTCGGCCGGCCCGAGGACTACAAGGAGGTCATGCTTCTTCTGCGGAAGGGCGAGCGCCGATCGCGCGACGAGATCGTCCGTCGCCTGGTGGACATCCAGTACGAGCGCAACGACGTGGACTTCGCCCGCGGGCGCTTCAGGGTGCGGGGCGACGTGGTCGAGATCTTCCCGGCGTACGAGGATCGCGCCGTCAGGGTCGACCTCTACGGCGACGAGGTGGAGCGGATCGTCGAGCTGGACCCGTTGACCGGAGAGGTCTTCGAGAACAAGGACGCCGTGGCCCTGTGGCCGGCCAGGCACTGGGTTACCACGGAGGAGCGCCTGGGGCGGGCGCTGGCTTCGATCGGGGCCGAGCTGGAGGACCGCCTTGCCTGGTTCCGTTCTCAGGGCAAGCTGCTCGAGGCCCAGCGCCTGGAGTTCCGCACCCGGTATGACATGGAGCTGCTGCGGGAGGCGGGCACCTGCCCCGGGATCGAGAACTACTCACGGCACCTCGACGGCCGCGCGCCGGGCGAGCGGCCGGGCTGCCTTATCGACTACTTCCCGCGCGACTTCCTGCTGTTCGCGGACGAGAGCCACGTGACCGTGCCGCAGGTGAAGGGGATGCTGGAGGGCGATCGCTCGCGCAAGCGCACCCTGATCGAGTTCGGGTTCCGCCTGCCCTCCGCGCTCGACAACAGGCCGCTGGCCTGGGAGGAGTTCGGCGCGCTCGTCCCCCAGGCGGTGTTCGTTTCGGCCACGCCCGGCCCCTACGAGTTGGAGGTGAGCCAGCGCATCGTGGAGCAGGTCGTGCGGCCCACCGGCCTTGTGGATCCCCATGTCGAGGTGCGTCCGGCGCAGGGCCAGGTGGACGATCTGGTCGCCGAGATCAAGGCGCAGGTCGCGCGCGGTGAGCGCGTCCTGGTAACCACGCTGACCAAGCGCATGGCCGAGGATCTCAGCGCCTACCTGGCGGAGCTGGGGCTTCGGGTGCACTACCTGCACTCGGAGGTCGACACGCTCCAGCGCGTGCAGATACTGAAGGATCTGCGGCTCGGCGCCTACGATGCCCTTGTCGGGATCAACCTGCTACGGGAAGGGCTCGATCTGCCCGAGGTCTCGCTCGTGGCGATCCTTGACGCCGACAGGGAGGGCTTCCTGCGCTCCGAGACCTCGCTGATACAGACCATGGGGCGGGCGGCGCGGCACATCGACGGGAGGGTGCTCCTCTACGCCGACCAGGTCACCGACTCGATGAGCCGCGCGATCGCCGAGACCAACCGCCGCCGCGAGGTCCAGGTGCGCTACAACGTAGAGCACGGCATCACCCCGGCCTCGGTGTCGAAGCCGATTCGCGACATGATCGACCTGCTGCAGGTCTCGGAAGAGATCGAGGCCCACCCGCCGTCGGGCGAGCTGCTGACCGCCGAGGAACTGATACGGCTGGCCGAGACGCGGCGGGGAAAGGTGCCGTGGGAGGTGGCCAGGCTGCTGATGCTCTCGCCGGGCGAGCTCGAGCAGACCGTGGAGACGCTGGAGCGCGCCATGCGGCGCGCGGCCGCCGAGCTGCAGTTCGAGAAGGCCGCCGCGCTGCGCGACCAGATCGGCGAGTTGCGCAGAGGCCTGGGAGAGCCGTTCTTTGCCCCGCCGCGGCGGGGCGGCAAGAAGGCATCTGTCCCGCGGAGGAACGCGCGCCGTCATGCCGACTGA
- the uvrA gene encoding excinuclease ABC subunit UvrA, translating to MPTDRIVVRGAREHNLKNITVEIPRDRLVVLTGISGSGKSSLAFDTIYAEGQRKYVESLSAYARQFLGLMEKPDVDGIDGLSPAVSIDQKGAPRNPRSTVGTVTEIYDYLRLLYARVGQPHCPQCGRSISRQTREQIVDRVLALDEGTRVQVLGPIVRGRKGEYRQLFEDLRRQGFARVRADGLIYDLSEEIPLDKNRKHSIEVVVDRLVVHADVRARLADSVETALKLGQGIAYVDVQRDGKGAARSGNGDGLMIFSQQFACPECGISLPEIEPRVFSFNSPYGACATCTGLGFRQELDEALVLDRGKSLLDGAVVPWAASTSDYYQELLTSLAAHFKVDMKMPLRRLPRAFVEVLLHGSEEPLRVRYHNKWGALRTYETRFEGVLRQLERRYKETDSEYVREEIERYMTSLPCPACRGTRLKPESLSVRVGGRTIAEVTALDVRAALEFFAGLSLSERERLIAHQILKEIRSRLGFLVNVGLGYLTLDRTANTLSGGEAQRIRLATQIGSGLMGVLYVLDEPSVGLHQRDNRRLLDTLQGLRDLGNTILVVEHDEETIRTADWVVDIGPGAGAQGGHVVVTGPPEVVAKHPDSVTGQYLSGRRSIAIPKRRRAGAGHSLVIRGARQHNLKGVDVRIPLGMFVAVTGVSGSGKSTLIDEILYRALSSHLYGTRVRPGAHDRIEGLEHVDKVIEIDQSPIGRTPRSNPATYTKTFDLIRDLFAQTTEARVRGYGPGRFSFNVRGGRCEACEGDGIVRIEMHFLPDVYVPCEVCKGSRYNRETLEVTYRGRTVSGVLDLTVSEALAFFEAIPRIRRKLQTLEDVGLGYIKLGQPATTLSGGEAQRVKLATELSRRDTGQTLYILDEPTVGLHFADVERLLGVLHRLVDAGNTVVVIEHNLDIIKTADWIIDLGPEGGEGGGEVVAEGPPEAVARAAPSHTGRFMRRVLGNGAAVRSAAGR from the coding sequence ATGCCGACTGATCGCATCGTCGTTCGCGGAGCCCGCGAGCACAATCTAAAGAACATCACCGTGGAGATCCCACGCGACCGGCTGGTGGTGCTCACAGGCATCTCCGGCTCGGGGAAGTCGTCGCTCGCCTTCGACACGATCTACGCGGAGGGGCAGCGCAAGTACGTCGAGTCGCTCTCGGCCTACGCGCGGCAGTTCCTCGGCCTGATGGAGAAGCCCGACGTGGACGGGATTGACGGCCTGTCGCCGGCCGTCTCGATAGACCAGAAGGGCGCCCCGCGCAACCCGCGCTCGACCGTCGGAACCGTGACCGAGATCTACGACTACCTGCGGCTGCTGTACGCCCGCGTCGGGCAACCCCACTGCCCGCAGTGCGGTCGCTCGATCAGCCGGCAGACCCGCGAGCAGATCGTGGACCGGGTCCTGGCGCTGGACGAGGGCACACGGGTGCAGGTGCTGGGCCCGATCGTCCGCGGCCGCAAGGGCGAGTACCGCCAGCTCTTCGAGGATCTCCGTCGGCAGGGGTTCGCGCGGGTCCGTGCCGACGGGTTGATCTACGACCTCTCGGAAGAGATACCGCTCGACAAGAACCGGAAGCACAGCATCGAGGTGGTGGTGGACCGGCTGGTCGTCCACGCCGACGTGCGCGCACGGCTGGCGGACTCGGTCGAGACGGCGCTGAAGCTTGGTCAGGGCATAGCGTACGTGGACGTGCAGCGCGACGGCAAGGGCGCAGCCCGATCTGGGAATGGCGACGGCCTGATGATCTTCAGCCAGCAGTTCGCCTGTCCTGAGTGCGGGATCAGCCTGCCCGAGATCGAGCCGCGCGTCTTCTCCTTCAACAGCCCATACGGCGCCTGCGCGACCTGCACCGGGCTGGGCTTCCGGCAGGAACTGGACGAGGCCCTCGTCCTCGACCGCGGCAAGAGCCTGCTCGATGGCGCTGTTGTGCCGTGGGCTGCTTCCACCAGTGACTACTACCAGGAGCTGCTCACCTCGCTGGCCGCGCACTTCAAGGTGGACATGAAGATGCCGTTGCGCCGCCTCCCCAGGGCATTCGTGGAGGTGCTGCTGCACGGGTCGGAGGAGCCGCTGCGGGTGCGCTACCACAACAAGTGGGGCGCGCTCCGCACGTACGAGACGCGGTTCGAGGGCGTGCTCCGGCAACTCGAGCGCCGCTATAAGGAAACCGACTCCGAGTACGTGCGCGAGGAGATCGAGCGGTACATGACCAGCCTGCCGTGTCCCGCATGCCGGGGGACCCGACTGAAGCCCGAGTCATTGAGCGTGCGCGTGGGTGGCCGCACCATCGCCGAAGTCACGGCCCTCGACGTACGCGCGGCGTTGGAGTTCTTCGCGGGGCTGTCCCTCTCGGAGCGCGAGCGTCTGATAGCCCACCAGATCTTGAAGGAGATCCGATCCCGCCTCGGCTTCCTGGTCAACGTGGGGCTCGGCTACCTGACGCTGGATCGCACGGCCAACACCCTCTCCGGAGGCGAGGCCCAGCGCATCCGCCTGGCGACGCAGATCGGCAGCGGCCTGATGGGGGTGCTATACGTCCTGGATGAGCCCAGCGTCGGACTGCACCAGCGCGACAACCGCCGGCTGCTGGACACCCTGCAGGGTCTCCGCGATCTGGGGAACACTATCCTTGTTGTCGAGCACGACGAGGAAACGATTCGCACCGCCGACTGGGTCGTGGACATCGGCCCGGGCGCCGGCGCCCAGGGCGGACACGTCGTGGTGACCGGTCCTCCGGAGGTCGTGGCCAAGCACCCCGACTCGGTGACAGGGCAGTACCTGTCCGGCCGGCGGAGCATCGCAATCCCGAAGCGGCGGCGGGCCGGGGCCGGCCACTCCCTGGTGATCCGGGGGGCGCGTCAGCACAACCTCAAGGGCGTTGACGTCCGCATTCCCCTGGGGATGTTCGTGGCGGTGACCGGCGTTTCGGGTTCAGGGAAATCCACGCTGATTGACGAGATCCTGTACCGGGCGCTGAGCAGCCACCTGTACGGCACGCGCGTCCGCCCCGGAGCGCACGATCGCATCGAAGGGCTGGAGCACGTGGACAAGGTGATCGAGATAGACCAGTCACCGATCGGACGGACGCCGCGCAGCAACCCGGCAACCTACACCAAGACGTTCGACCTGATCCGCGACCTATTCGCGCAGACGACCGAGGCCCGGGTCCGCGGCTACGGGCCGGGCCGGTTCTCGTTCAACGTGCGCGGCGGCAGGTGCGAGGCGTGTGAGGGTGACGGGATCGTCCGGATCGAGATGCACTTCCTTCCCGACGTGTACGTGCCGTGCGAGGTCTGCAAGGGGTCGCGCTACAACCGAGAGACCCTTGAGGTCACCTACCGGGGCAGGACGGTCAGCGGCGTGCTCGATCTCACGGTGAGCGAGGCCCTGGCCTTCTTCGAGGCGATCCCGCGCATTCGCCGCAAGCTGCAAACCCTGGAGGACGTGGGCCTCGGCTACATCAAGCTTGGTCAGCCGGCGACAACGCTGTCGGGAGGCGAGGCCCAGCGCGTGAAGCTGGCCACCGAGTTATCCCGGCGCGATACCGGACAGACCCTCTATATTCTGGACGAGCCGACCGTTGGGCTACACTTCGCCGATGTGGAACGGCTGCTGGGCGTGCTGCACCGCCTGGTGGACGCCGGGAACACCGTGGTGGTCATCGAGCACAACCTCGACATCATCAAGACCGCCGACTGGATCATAGACCTCGGCCCAGAGGGCGGCGAGGGCGGCGGCGAGGTTGTCGCAGAGGGACCGCCCGAGGCGGTCGCGCGTGCGGCCCCTTCGCACACGGGCCGGTTCATGCGACGCGTGCTCGGGAACGGGGCGGCTGTGCGCTCCGCCGCAGGGCGGTAG